DNA from Aggregatimonas sangjinii:
CACTGATCTTAAAATCGAGCTGGTCATTGTCATCAAAGCGTTCGAAAGTAAAATTATAGCCGATTTGCCTTGCAGGATCGAAACTGCTGACATACAGAAAATCATGCTCGTTCAACTGTGTGAAAATATTATTGGTAACCCTGTCCTGTCTACCTTTTTTCAGGTATTTGAATTTGAATTCATTAAATCCCGCACTGGCCTTGGGAACGATAAACATGCCCATTAAAAACATCAATAGCGCGATTATGGATGCACCGATAAAATAGGGTCGCAAGAACCGCCCAAACGATACACCGGAACTCAAAATCGCCACAATCTCGGTATTACTGGCCATCTTGGAGGTAAAGAAAAGAATGGAAAGAAAAAGAAATATCGGGAAAAGCAGGCTACCTATATATAAGGTAAAGTTGCCGTAATACATCAAAATTTCATTCAGAGGCGCCTCGTTATCTATCATCTTACTGATCTGCTCTGCCAGGTTGGCCATAATTCCGATAGGGATAAAAAGCAAGATCATCACGAAAAACGTAACGAGGTATCTCTTCAGAATATATTTATCGAGTATGGTTAACATCAGAGCCTTTTATCCATTTGCTTGACCATTACGGTTTTCCAATCGGCAAAGTCACCGGCTAAAATATGCTTTCTTGCCTCGCGAACCAACCACAGGTAAAAACCTAGGTTGTGTATGGTGGCGATTTGTTTTGCCAGATACTCGTTCGCGGCAAAAAGGTGGCGTACATAGGCCTTCGAATATTCGCGATCTACAAAAGTGGTGCCCATCTCGTCCAGCGCGGAGAAGTCGTCTTCCCATTTTTTGTTTCGCATATTCATGGTGCCGTGGGCCGTAAAAAGCATACCGTTTCTGGCGTTTCTGGTCGGCATTACGCAATCGAACATATCTACGCCTAAAGCAATATTTTCAAGGAGATTTATCGGTGTACCCACACCCATTAAATAACGTGGTTTATCTTCGGGCAAAATGTCGCAGACCACCTCGGTCATGGCATACATTTCCTCTGCCGGCTCCCCTACGGAGAGTCCGCCTATGGCGTTCCCCTCCGCCCCGACTCCCGCAATATACTCGGCAGATTGTTTTCGAAGATCCGTGTACGTCGACCCTTGTACTATGGGGAAGAAAGTTTGCGCGTAGTCATATTCATACGGTGTTTTTTCCAAGTGGGCTATACAACGATCGAGCCAACGGTGCGTCATGTGCATCGAGCGTTTGGCATAATCGTATTCACAAGGATAGGGTGTGCATTCGTCAAAGGCCATGATGATATCCGCCCCGATAACGCGCTGAATCTCCATAACATTTTCAGGTGTAAACCAATGCATAGAACCATCGATATGTGACTTGAACTTGACGCCTTCTTCTTTGATTTTTCTATTGGCGGAGAG
Protein-coding regions in this window:
- the tgt gene encoding tRNA guanosine(34) transglycosylase Tgt; this encodes MKFTIQHKDPQSKARAATMVTDHGTIETPIFMPVGTVASVKGVHQKELREEVNPDIILGNTYHLFLRPKIDILKKAGGLHKFMGWDRNILTDSGGYQVYSLSANRKIKEEGVKFKSHIDGSMHWFTPENVMEIQRVIGADIIMAFDECTPYPCEYDYAKRSMHMTHRWLDRCIAHLEKTPYEYDYAQTFFPIVQGSTYTDLRKQSAEYIAGVGAEGNAIGGLSVGEPAEEMYAMTEVVCDILPEDKPRYLMGVGTPINLLENIALGVDMFDCVMPTRNARNGMLFTAHGTMNMRNKKWEDDFSALDEMGTTFVDREYSKAYVRHLFAANEYLAKQIATIHNLGFYLWLVREARKHILAGDFADWKTVMVKQMDKRL
- a CDS encoding LptF/LptG family permease, with protein sequence MLTILDKYILKRYLVTFFVMILLFIPIGIMANLAEQISKMIDNEAPLNEILMYYGNFTLYIGSLLFPIFLFLSILFFTSKMASNTEIVAILSSGVSFGRFLRPYFIGASIIALLMFLMGMFIVPKASAGFNEFKFKYLKKGRQDRVTNNIFTQLNEHDFLYVSSFDPARQIGYNFTFERFDDNDQLDFKISAANIRWMEKDTLYRLTSYAKRRVRGETEIMETKRRLDTLFTFDISDLTPVSYVAETKNFFELNQFIEDQKQKGASNINAYLLVKYRRWALPVTAFILTIIAVAVSSIKRRGGMGLNLAFGIFVAFIFIFFDKVFGTLAEQAGFSPLLAVVIPNVMFGLTAFYLLQKAKR